Proteins encoded together in one Hymenobacter monticola window:
- a CDS encoding type 1 glutamine amidotransferase domain-containing protein has product MSIFSSDKLKGKKIAIIATDGFEQAELDEPKKYLEGEGAETHVISLKSGSIKGWDGPSKDWGSKVDVDKVITEVRPADYDALVLPGGQMNPDILRTNKDVVSFVKEFAGSGKVLAAICHGPWLLVEADVVRGKRVTSWPSVHTDLKNAGALWEDSEVVTDHGLITSRKPEDIPAFNKKIVEEMLEPQHGGHN; this is encoded by the coding sequence ATGAGTATTTTCAGCAGCGACAAACTCAAAGGCAAGAAAATTGCCATCATCGCCACCGACGGCTTCGAGCAGGCCGAACTCGACGAACCCAAAAAATACCTCGAAGGCGAGGGCGCCGAAACCCACGTCATCTCCCTCAAAAGCGGCTCCATCAAAGGTTGGGACGGCCCCAGCAAGGACTGGGGCAGCAAAGTCGACGTCGACAAAGTCATCACCGAAGTGCGGCCGGCCGACTACGATGCCCTGGTGCTGCCCGGCGGCCAGATGAACCCCGACATCCTGCGCACCAACAAAGACGTGGTGAGCTTCGTGAAGGAATTTGCCGGCTCGGGCAAGGTGCTGGCCGCCATCTGCCACGGCCCCTGGCTGCTGGTGGAGGCCGATGTGGTGCGCGGCAAGCGCGTGACGAGCTGGCCCAGCGTGCACACCGACCTCAAAAACGCCGGCGCCCTCTGGGAGGATTCCGAAGTGGTAACCGACCACGGCCTCATCACCAGCCGCAAGCCCGAAGACATCCCCGCTTTCAACAAGAAAATCGTAGAAGAAATGTTGGAGCCCCAGCACGG
- a CDS encoding PAS domain-containing sensor histidine kinase, translating into MREQQLRDILGHMPAGVATLQGEELRYGFVNEAMQAVLGTSVQEGEAVAEHAGAFPADLLEVMQQVYGSGRPYVAKAYCLPLPSAEGEAPTPRYFDIALEPVREGDGPVSGLLLFAVDVTAQEEARQRAHHLSIETRRLDTRLRVLTETVPQITFTVDAEGKFEYVSPQWYYFTGQPPTADLNAIWPLLIHPDDRLRVLYQSDTARASGIGWSYEYRLRRHDGQYRWMLSRALPELHAPDQAVFWHGALTEVHDQRELADALRRGEAELRFLADSIPELIWTATAEGFIDYYNSYTGEYSGLTKEELGPTGWINLLEPSEQAGAARRWVHSIASGQPYEGLFRMRRHDGRYRWHIIRARQLTDERGPRWFGTCTDVDDQYRLREVLQTQYDELARTNRDLDTFVYTASHDLKQPVLNLRGLFDELRRTATFADPEEGEIVGMVDEALAQLDTTLLDLAATVQEQRGLSAPVEVLDLRSVADEVLLGLRAQVQEAEATVSLDFEAAPTLTYGRAHLRSILHNLFSNALKFADADRPLHLQVRSHLTDAGQPVLVVQDNGMGMELPSRRAPVFQPFARQHPHIAGAGVGMYLVQRIVASRGGHLEVSSTVGEGTAFTIHWFEG; encoded by the coding sequence ATGCGTGAGCAACAACTGCGGGACATTTTAGGGCACATGCCGGCCGGAGTGGCCACTCTGCAAGGGGAGGAGCTGCGCTATGGTTTTGTGAATGAGGCCATGCAGGCCGTGCTGGGCACTTCCGTGCAGGAAGGCGAAGCCGTGGCCGAGCACGCCGGCGCCTTCCCGGCCGATTTGCTGGAGGTGATGCAGCAGGTGTACGGCTCCGGGCGGCCCTACGTGGCCAAGGCCTACTGCCTGCCCCTGCCGTCGGCCGAGGGCGAAGCCCCCACGCCCCGCTATTTCGACATTGCCCTGGAGCCCGTGCGCGAAGGCGACGGCCCCGTGAGCGGCCTGCTGCTCTTCGCCGTGGACGTGACGGCGCAGGAAGAAGCCCGGCAGCGCGCCCACCACCTGTCCATCGAAACCCGCCGCCTCGACACGCGCCTGCGGGTGCTCACGGAAACCGTGCCCCAAATCACGTTCACCGTCGACGCCGAAGGCAAGTTTGAGTACGTGAGCCCGCAGTGGTACTACTTCACCGGCCAGCCACCCACAGCCGACCTGAACGCCATCTGGCCGCTGCTCATCCACCCCGACGACCGCCTGCGCGTGCTCTATCAGTCCGACACAGCGCGGGCCAGCGGCATCGGCTGGAGTTACGAGTACCGCCTGCGCCGCCACGACGGCCAGTACCGCTGGATGCTGAGCCGCGCCCTGCCCGAGCTGCACGCCCCCGACCAGGCCGTATTCTGGCACGGCGCCCTCACCGAAGTGCACGACCAGCGCGAGCTGGCCGATGCCCTGCGCCGCGGCGAGGCCGAGCTGCGCTTCCTGGCCGACAGCATCCCCGAACTCATCTGGACGGCCACGGCCGAAGGGTTTATTGATTATTATAATAGCTACACCGGCGAGTATTCGGGCCTGACCAAGGAAGAGCTGGGGCCTACCGGCTGGATAAACCTGCTGGAGCCCAGCGAGCAGGCCGGCGCGGCCCGGCGCTGGGTACACAGCATTGCCAGCGGCCAGCCCTACGAAGGGCTGTTCCGCATGCGGCGGCACGACGGCCGCTACCGCTGGCACATCATCCGGGCGCGGCAGCTCACCGACGAGCGCGGCCCGCGCTGGTTTGGCACCTGCACCGACGTGGACGACCAGTACCGCCTGCGCGAAGTGCTCCAAACGCAATACGACGAGCTGGCCCGCACCAACCGCGACCTCGACACCTTCGTGTACACGGCCAGCCACGACCTCAAACAGCCCGTGCTCAACCTGCGCGGCTTGTTCGACGAGCTGCGCCGCACCGCCACGTTTGCCGACCCTGAGGAAGGCGAAATTGTGGGCATGGTAGACGAAGCCCTGGCCCAACTGGACACCACTTTGCTGGACTTGGCTGCCACCGTGCAGGAGCAGCGGGGCCTGTCGGCCCCGGTCGAAGTACTGGACTTACGCAGCGTGGCCGACGAGGTGCTGCTGGGTTTGCGGGCCCAGGTGCAGGAGGCCGAAGCTACCGTCAGCCTCGACTTTGAAGCCGCGCCCACCCTCACCTATGGCCGTGCCCACCTGCGCTCCATTCTGCACAACCTGTTCAGCAACGCCCTCAAGTTTGCCGATGCCGACCGGCCGCTGCACCTGCAAGTGCGCAGCCACCTCACCGACGCCGGCCAACCCGTGCTTGTGGTGCAGGACAATGGCATGGGCATGGAGCTACCCAGCCGCCGGGCGCCAGTGTTTCAGCCCTTTGCCCGGCAGCACCCGCACATTGCCGGGGCCGGCGTGGGCATGTACCTCGTGCAGCGCATCGTGGCCAGCCGCGGCGGCCACCTCGAAGTAAGCAGCACCGTGGGCGAAGGCACCGCCTTCACCATCCATTGGTTTGAAGGCTGA
- a CDS encoding BLUF domain-containing protein — protein MRPLSDQDLQELLDQCRRDNAARNITGVLFYSHGNIAQLIEGEPEVLEPLFDVISRDGRHSNVVKLVDKPITARSFSDWSMAFHPIESSGFEALQGFLLPQHLPPSPSSLSIADAMLVDLVKLAVFGAEQNPTAAEVEHV, from the coding sequence GTGCGCCCACTTTCAGACCAAGACCTGCAGGAACTGCTCGACCAGTGCCGCCGCGACAACGCCGCGCGCAACATCACGGGCGTGCTTTTCTATAGCCACGGCAACATTGCCCAACTCATCGAGGGCGAGCCCGAGGTGTTGGAGCCGCTTTTCGACGTCATTTCCCGCGACGGCCGCCACTCCAACGTCGTCAAGCTGGTGGACAAGCCCATCACCGCCCGCAGCTTTTCGGATTGGTCGATGGCCTTTCACCCCATCGAATCCAGCGGGTTTGAAGCCCTGCAGGGCTTTCTGCTGCCGCAACACTTGCCGCCGTCCCCCAGCTCCCTCAGCATTGCCGATGCCATGCTGGTCGATTTGGTGAAGCTGGCCGTATTTGGCGCCGAGCAAAACCCGACCGCGGCGGAAGTGGAGCATGTATAA
- a CDS encoding type VI secretion system baseplate subunit TssG, with the protein MPDTTSVHALLASLRRQPFDLRLEVILAELLDYGYAFDDFLVQPVGLFARRYRRDLGTVRDETFERGHRPVVRTVLEMHREGLYDALPQQVFHQPGSGTDGPPGVRTMVEDIRVQRRKEKATRQFFLPFEQEFFRSRVRIEQQERHYFTNLSARWYNHAMARFWGIADANLPPEPLTNLLYLLPLAHGIVGDLARTQQCFESVLGLPVRLRMVAPLRHPLPTEPGAAGSPATGHTLGNLELGRDLTLGGDYQETLPALEISLHGLSVAELEGYLSGTWQASALALLCEYFVAFETDITVRYEMAAAEASFYLGEGEDAAVLGFTTAGI; encoded by the coding sequence ATGCCTGACACCACATCCGTTCACGCGCTGCTGGCCAGCTTGCGCCGCCAGCCGTTCGACCTGCGCCTGGAGGTCATCCTAGCCGAGCTGCTGGACTACGGGTATGCATTCGACGATTTTCTGGTGCAGCCCGTGGGACTGTTTGCCCGCCGCTACCGGCGCGACCTGGGCACCGTGCGCGACGAAACCTTTGAGCGCGGACACCGCCCCGTGGTGCGCACCGTGCTCGAAATGCACCGCGAAGGGCTCTACGACGCGCTGCCGCAGCAGGTGTTTCACCAGCCCGGCAGCGGCACCGACGGCCCGCCCGGCGTGCGCACCATGGTGGAAGACATCCGGGTGCAGCGCCGCAAGGAAAAAGCCACCCGCCAGTTCTTCCTGCCCTTCGAGCAGGAATTCTTTCGCAGCCGCGTGCGCATCGAGCAGCAGGAGCGGCACTACTTCACCAACCTGTCGGCCCGCTGGTACAACCACGCCATGGCCCGGTTCTGGGGCATAGCCGACGCCAACCTGCCTCCCGAGCCGCTCACCAACCTGCTGTATCTGCTGCCGCTGGCGCACGGCATTGTGGGCGATTTGGCGCGCACGCAGCAGTGCTTCGAGAGCGTGCTGGGCCTGCCGGTGCGGCTGCGCATGGTGGCCCCCTTGCGGCACCCGCTGCCCACCGAGCCCGGCGCGGCCGGCAGCCCCGCCACCGGCCACACCCTGGGCAACCTGGAACTGGGCCGCGACCTGACGCTGGGCGGCGACTACCAGGAAACCCTGCCCGCGCTCGAAATCAGCCTGCACGGCCTGAGCGTGGCCGAGCTGGAAGGCTACCTGAGCGGCACCTGGCAGGCCAGTGCCCTGGCCTTGCTGTGCGAGTACTTCGTGGCCTTCGAAACCGACATCACTGTGCGGTACGAAATGGCGGCGGCCGAGGCCTCGTTTTACCTGGGAGAGGGAGAAGATGCGGCGGTGCTGGGCTTCACCACGGCCGGTATCTGA
- a CDS encoding TssN family type VI secretion system protein: MLPDPSSQARGAANSALSNLSSRVQGSKVFLSVFFYVLGTVLAFGLLGLAAVRSPWGFPPTLGLLMLALALLGWLYAAQLPNWLSWLSAERRGPMALTLVLTAALGAGAILALRWVPWARNYLPPAGFTAAVIPFLLPYFFWESYRAWLAIPHRRYKLWHYNPLAPSPDLSRMDLNNFMVVHFWMTRRFGEALYHDFSSKAPYQMRLSDLFAIFLSDYNQLKPDQALQYLDNQGQAFGWLFYAKQPWWRRRKYYDPDFTFQDNFLRQGSIIVAQRVPATPAEPRPE, from the coding sequence ATGCTTCCCGACCCTTCTTCTCAGGCCCGTGGGGCCGCCAACAGTGCGTTATCCAACCTCAGCTCGCGGGTGCAGGGCAGCAAGGTTTTTTTGAGTGTATTTTTCTACGTGCTGGGCACGGTGCTCGCGTTTGGGCTGCTGGGGCTGGCGGCGGTGCGCAGCCCCTGGGGCTTCCCCCCCACCCTGGGCCTGCTCATGCTGGCGCTGGCGCTGCTGGGCTGGCTCTACGCAGCCCAACTGCCCAACTGGCTGAGCTGGCTCAGCGCCGAGCGCCGCGGCCCCATGGCCCTCACGCTGGTGCTCACGGCGGCGCTGGGGGCGGGCGCCATCCTAGCGCTGCGCTGGGTGCCGTGGGCCCGCAACTACCTGCCGCCGGCAGGCTTCACGGCGGCCGTAATACCGTTTTTGCTGCCTTATTTCTTTTGGGAATCGTATCGGGCCTGGCTGGCTATTCCGCACCGGCGCTACAAGCTGTGGCACTACAACCCTTTGGCGCCCAGCCCCGACCTGTCGCGCATGGACCTCAACAATTTCATGGTGGTGCACTTCTGGATGACGCGCCGCTTCGGCGAGGCCCTCTACCACGACTTTTCGTCGAAGGCGCCCTACCAGATGCGGCTGAGCGACCTGTTCGCCATCTTCCTCTCCGACTATAACCAGCTCAAGCCCGACCAGGCCTTGCAGTACCTCGACAACCAGGGCCAAGCATTTGGCTGGCTGTTTTACGCCAAGCAGCCCTGGTGGCGCCGCCGCAAGTACTACGACCCCGACTTCACTTTTCAGGACAACTTCCTGCGCCAGGGCAGCATCATTGTGGCCCAGCGCGTGCCGGCCACGCCCGCCGAGCCCCGGCCCGAATAA
- a CDS encoding DUF2931 family protein produces MNLLVRLLLLLPGLAPAGAKAQKVPALPASATDLFSLSAAPCTADGYFVTIHAGEFVRPDGRTFPVPTGHLLEGSWGASGTRWAVGDEQQPAPTHLRMLWFSYAEDKFYEGDFALPQAKIHELLQQGYWDMEKQRPATYNMLVVCTIPKGGVVLWLGGTNQTLIGRFQGHPANVDFKEFYGPANRAKLLQEVQAQMPPGAQQQTAAGTGAGTWDEYLRRYPWKIEISQPMTLYKYSVSYVNAERTRDPLSRDLGPYRQQLLAASPKPVPCKLHLYGQAEHGARYQVRLNPVDEAETMAAFEQLSRANPQSPITLFVDVSKDFKKGTLTLRNERQQIPLLKTQVQLFDEN; encoded by the coding sequence ATGAACCTGCTTGTGCGCCTGCTTCTGCTGCTCCCCGGCTTGGCTCCAGCCGGGGCCAAAGCCCAGAAAGTCCCCGCCCTGCCTGCTTCCGCCACCGACTTGTTTTCGCTCTCGGCCGCGCCCTGCACCGCCGACGGCTACTTTGTCACCATCCACGCGGGCGAGTTCGTGCGCCCCGACGGCCGCACCTTTCCGGTGCCGACGGGCCACCTGCTGGAAGGCAGCTGGGGCGCGTCGGGCACGCGTTGGGCCGTGGGCGACGAGCAGCAGCCGGCGCCCACGCACCTGCGAATGCTATGGTTTTCCTACGCCGAAGACAAGTTTTACGAAGGCGATTTTGCGCTGCCGCAAGCTAAAATTCACGAGCTGCTGCAACAAGGCTACTGGGACATGGAAAAACAGCGTCCGGCTACTTATAATATGTTGGTTGTGTGCACCATTCCGAAGGGCGGGGTGGTGCTCTGGCTCGGTGGTACTAACCAGACGCTCATCGGCCGCTTCCAGGGCCACCCGGCCAACGTAGATTTCAAGGAGTTCTACGGCCCCGCCAACCGCGCGAAGCTGCTGCAGGAGGTGCAGGCGCAGATGCCGCCTGGTGCGCAACAACAAACAGCCGCTGGCACCGGCGCCGGAACTTGGGACGAGTATCTACGCCGCTATCCCTGGAAAATTGAAATCAGCCAGCCCATGACCCTGTATAAATACAGTGTGAGCTATGTGAATGCCGAGCGCACGCGCGACCCGCTCAGCCGTGACCTGGGCCCCTACCGGCAGCAGCTGTTAGCCGCCAGCCCGAAGCCGGTGCCCTGCAAGCTGCACCTCTACGGGCAAGCCGAACACGGCGCCCGCTACCAGGTGCGGCTCAACCCCGTTGACGAAGCCGAAACAATGGCCGCCTTCGAGCAATTGAGCCGCGCCAATCCACAAAGTCCGATTACGTTGTTCGTCGACGTAAGCAAGGATTTCAAGAAAGGCACCCTCACGCTGCGCAACGAGCGGCAGCAGATTCCCCTGCTAAAAACCCAGGTGCAACTCTTCGACGAGAATTAG
- a CDS encoding DUF2931 family protein yields the protein MSDYKTEKFKLSASPAAPDGYQMVIFEGLFHRSDGETFPVPSGHRLISSWESSSISWAVGDAEQPAPDSLSLVWYSTTEDKFYAGHFLLPQQRIYNLLKTGFWNTEEQQQQTYDELTVLVGVKGMAVVWLAGGKNKVLIGRFQAQETTSRFPNQSAQEHAEILQEERAELPSAVQQQIRAGTISAKKWEDYLRVYPWKLAFNQPLKLYNYGLDYLNAERTNYPATRDMAQYARGILEPSPKAVPRDLDLFVETEAGQRYEIRVVAFDEAETMAAFEALHQADAQAPITLRVELDKPVRKVQLVLDNGLKQLPLTKTTPEIFAAE from the coding sequence ATGAGCGACTACAAAACCGAGAAGTTCAAGCTGTCGGCCAGCCCGGCCGCGCCCGACGGTTATCAGATGGTGATTTTCGAGGGCCTGTTTCACCGCTCCGACGGCGAAACGTTTCCCGTGCCTTCGGGCCACCGCCTCATCAGCAGCTGGGAGAGCTCCAGCATTTCCTGGGCCGTGGGCGACGCCGAACAGCCGGCCCCCGACAGCCTGTCGCTGGTGTGGTACTCCACCACGGAGGACAAATTCTACGCCGGGCATTTCCTCCTGCCCCAGCAGCGCATCTACAACTTGCTGAAAACCGGCTTCTGGAATACGGAGGAACAGCAGCAGCAAACCTACGATGAGCTAACCGTGCTGGTGGGCGTTAAGGGCATGGCCGTGGTGTGGCTGGCCGGCGGCAAAAACAAGGTGCTAATCGGCCGTTTTCAGGCCCAGGAAACCACCAGCCGGTTTCCGAACCAAAGCGCGCAGGAGCACGCCGAGATACTGCAGGAAGAACGGGCCGAGCTGCCGTCGGCCGTGCAGCAGCAAATCCGCGCGGGCACCATCAGCGCCAAGAAGTGGGAAGACTACCTGCGCGTCTACCCTTGGAAGCTGGCCTTCAACCAACCGTTGAAGCTTTACAACTACGGGCTAGACTACCTCAACGCCGAACGCACCAACTATCCCGCCACGCGCGATATGGCCCAGTATGCCCGGGGCATTCTTGAGCCCAGTCCCAAAGCCGTTCCGCGCGACTTGGACCTGTTCGTGGAAACCGAAGCCGGGCAACGCTACGAAATCCGGGTGGTGGCCTTCGACGAAGCCGAGACGATGGCCGCCTTTGAAGCATTGCACCAAGCCGATGCCCAAGCCCCCATCACGCTGCGGGTGGAGCTAGACAAACCCGTGCGGAAAGTACAACTGGTACTGGACAATGGCTTGAAGCAACTGCCACTGACCAAGACAACCCCTGAAATCTTTGCCGCCGAATAA
- a CDS encoding T6SS phospholipase effector Tle1-like catalytic domain-containing protein, which produces MITPYSSMLAAQRVGVDKMVVGKAPERPNRTGVTVEAAVFFDGTLNNRNNTERRTGVGAARPSAQAAAIYKRYGEADNSYANYYSNVAILEFLNKNIDANKRQVSIYVEGIGTINDRGDDMQGYAFGSGFTGVIERVIKGIGLLTERLKKLPLKKNEYIERVVIDVYGFSRGAAAARHFVSRKTNLHRFQIFRTTLGKSLKIEDPNDIVFRFVGLFDTVSSFQEGHPIADNLGYHNFNNDVSELDLAMGGTVRKAVHLTAGDEYRSNFALTTIGSTVQAGKGFELRMPGAHSDIGGGYAEVEKEERKLGDAKERKWLIDQGWYAGPDGREKDIKHWKETRYIATPYGYGGTSYQVDREVGLRTVPYNYQFIPLAIMIALAEKQSFYGKPAFSRTDPQRQIRVTVPDDLKPVQAELLNFALQHDGARSLGVTVPQIKWLRNKYLHRSASGSIGKGARYVDGLPKRRIIRDTDG; this is translated from the coding sequence ATGATTACCCCCTATTCCAGCATGCTTGCCGCCCAGCGCGTGGGCGTCGATAAAATGGTAGTGGGCAAGGCCCCCGAGCGGCCCAACCGAACCGGCGTAACCGTGGAAGCCGCTGTGTTTTTCGACGGCACCCTGAACAACCGCAACAACACCGAGCGCCGCACCGGCGTGGGGGCCGCCCGCCCCAGCGCCCAGGCGGCCGCCATCTACAAGCGCTACGGCGAAGCAGACAACAGCTACGCCAATTACTACTCCAACGTGGCCATTCTGGAGTTTCTCAACAAGAACATTGACGCCAACAAGCGCCAGGTTTCCATCTACGTGGAGGGCATTGGCACCATCAACGACCGCGGCGACGACATGCAGGGCTACGCCTTTGGCTCAGGCTTCACGGGCGTCATCGAGCGGGTCATCAAGGGCATTGGCCTGCTCACCGAGCGACTGAAAAAACTGCCGCTGAAAAAAAATGAATACATCGAGCGCGTCGTCATCGACGTGTACGGCTTCAGCCGCGGGGCGGCGGCGGCGCGGCACTTTGTGTCGCGCAAAACCAACCTGCACCGGTTCCAAATCTTCCGCACCACGCTGGGCAAGAGCCTCAAAATAGAAGACCCCAACGACATCGTCTTCCGGTTTGTGGGGCTGTTCGACACGGTTTCTTCGTTTCAGGAAGGCCACCCCATTGCCGACAACCTGGGCTACCACAACTTCAACAACGACGTGTCGGAGCTGGATTTGGCCATGGGGGGCACGGTGCGCAAGGCCGTGCACCTCACCGCTGGCGACGAATACCGCAGCAATTTTGCCCTCACCACCATTGGCAGCACCGTGCAGGCCGGCAAAGGCTTTGAGCTGCGCATGCCCGGTGCGCACTCCGACATTGGTGGGGGCTACGCCGAGGTGGAGAAAGAAGAACGCAAGCTGGGCGACGCCAAGGAGCGAAAATGGCTCATTGACCAAGGCTGGTACGCGGGGCCCGACGGCCGCGAAAAAGACATCAAGCACTGGAAGGAAACCCGCTACATTGCCACGCCCTACGGCTACGGCGGCACTTCGTACCAGGTCGACCGCGAGGTGGGCTTGCGCACCGTTCCGTACAACTACCAGTTTATCCCGCTGGCCATCATGATAGCGCTGGCTGAAAAGCAGAGCTTTTACGGCAAGCCCGCCTTTTCCCGGACCGACCCGCAACGCCAAATCCGGGTGACGGTGCCCGATGACCTGAAGCCCGTGCAAGCCGAGCTGCTGAACTTCGCGTTGCAGCACGACGGCGCCCGCAGCCTGGGCGTGACCGTGCCGCAGATAAAATGGCTGCGCAATAAATACTTGCACCGCTCGGCCAGTGGTTCCATTGGCAAAGGCGCCCGATACGTCGACGGCCTGCCCAAACGGCGCATCATCCGCGACACCGATGGCTAG
- a CDS encoding DUF4280 domain-containing protein, with protein sequence MSQTGQEYVCNNAVCRCDKGSLPSMLQVVANQTVHLQGKTVATTLDKLFMPFGTCMMKNNLPCVPMLLMWQDYFDKVSLVAPGCHPLLEKSTIKCALGGTVSIVSTLQISVPLPPPPPQAEGVRTASMSLCPLLFNPA encoded by the coding sequence ATGAGCCAAACCGGACAAGAATACGTGTGCAACAACGCCGTGTGCCGCTGCGACAAGGGCTCCCTGCCCAGCATGTTGCAAGTGGTGGCCAACCAGACGGTGCACCTGCAGGGCAAGACGGTGGCCACCACCCTCGACAAGCTGTTCATGCCGTTCGGCACGTGCATGATGAAGAACAACCTTCCCTGCGTGCCCATGCTGCTGATGTGGCAGGACTACTTCGACAAGGTGAGCCTGGTGGCGCCCGGCTGCCACCCCCTGCTCGAGAAAAGCACCATCAAGTGCGCGCTGGGCGGCACGGTGAGCATCGTGAGCACCTTGCAGATATCGGTGCCCTTGCCGCCGCCGCCGCCCCAGGCCGAAGGCGTGCGCACGGCCAGCATGAGCCTGTGCCCGCTGCTTTTCAATCCGGCTTAA